In Monodelphis domestica isolate mMonDom1 chromosome 3, mMonDom1.pri, whole genome shotgun sequence, the following proteins share a genomic window:
- the NEFH gene encoding neurofilament heavy polypeptide, translating into MMSYSADGLLQGPTYPLPLPFALASSRKSAVLARSAAGGSASSGFHSWARSSGSGFRSRGALAASSTESLDSLNGPGLGGEGRGARNEKELLQALNDRFAGYIDKVRQLELQNRQLEGEAASLRQQQAGRSAMGALYEREIREMRAAALRLGAEQGQLRLEHERLLEDIAHAQQRLDDEARQREELQAAARALHRYADEAGLARAELQKKVQALQDEGAFLRRRHDDEVAELLSQIQAAGPPDSRDLVKSDVTSALREIRAQLEGHAVQNTLQSEEWFRVRLDRLSEAAKVNTDAMRSAQEEITEYRRQLQSKTTELEALKGTKDSLERQRSDLEDRHHADVISYQEAIQQLDSELRSTKWEMAAQLREYQDLLNVKMALDIEIAAYRKLLEGEECRIGFGPGPFSFPEGLPKIPTTSTHIKVKSEEKIKVVEKSEKETVIVEEQTEEIQVTEEVTEEEEKEEEKEETEEKEEEGEEEEEEEEEEEEEEEATSPEKETKSPPTEEVGSPEKAKTPEKEKVKSPPEAKSPEKAKSPVKEEAKSPSEVKSPEKAKSPVKEEVKSPEKVKSPVKEEVKSPEKVKSPVKEEVKSPEKAKSPVKEEVKSPPEVKSPEKTPVKEEAKSPEKAKSPVKEEAKSPPEVKSPEKTPVKEEAKSPEKAKSPVKEEVKSPEKAKSPVKEEAKSPPEVKSPEKAKTPVKEEVKSPEKAKSPVKEEAKSPPEVKSPEKAKTPVKEEVRSPADIKSPVKAKSPEKEDVKSPEKEEDKTPEKESAPKKEVVKSPEAPVKEEGKPQEVKVKEPPKKIEEEKAPAKVEEKQDSKKETPKKEAEEKPKEPQAGTKAEGSEAQKAAPIPEPPSAPAKGETKEKEPAKPPEKKAEEKKGPEPPKAGGDAKATSQPTEKGTEKPKPEEKKAEEKATEPQKPAEKAQADPKAKEEDKAPSKEPAKTEASKASKPKAEKVEKSSGTDQKESKPSEQVADDKTKKADK; encoded by the exons ATGATGAGCTACAGCGCAGACGGGCTGCTGCAGGGCCCCACGTACCCGCTGCCCCTGCCCTTCGCCCTGGCTTCGAGTCGCAAGAGCGCCGTCCTGGCGCGCTCGGCTGCCGGCGGCTCTGCGTCCAGCGGCTTCCACTCGTGGGCGCGGAGCTCCGGCTCGGGCTTCCGCTCCCGTGGCGCGCTAGCCGCCTCGAGCACCGAGAGCCTGGACTCGCTCAACGGGCCGGGGCTGGGGGGCGAGGGCCGCGGGGCGCGCAACGAGAAAGAGCTGCTGCAGGCGCTCAACGACCGCTTCGCCGGCTACATCGACAAGGTGCGGCAGCTAGAGCTGCAGAACCGGCAGCTGGAGGGCGAGGCGGCCTCGCTGCGGCAGCAGCAGGCTGGCCGCTCTGCCATGGGCGCGCTCTACGAGCGTGAGATCCGCGAGATGCGCGCCGCCGCGCTGCGCCTGGGCGCCGAGCAGGGTCAACTACGCTTGGAGCACGAGCGGCTGTTGGAGGACATCGCGCACGCGCAGCAGCGCCTCGACGACGAGGCGCGCCAGCGCGAGGAACTGCAGGCGGCGGCGCGCGCTCTGCACCGCTACGCAGACGAGGCGGGCTTGGCGCGCGCCGAGCTGCAGAAGAAGGTGCAAGCGCTGCAGGACGAGGGCGCCTTCCTGCGCCGCCGCCACGACGACGAAGTGGCCGAGCTGCTGAGCCAGATCCAGGCTGCAGGGCCCCCCGACAGTCGCGACCTCGTCAAGTCCGACGTGACGTCGGCGCTGCGCGAGATCCGCGCGCAGCTCGAAGGCCACGCGGTGCAGAACACGCTACAGTCGGAGGAGTGGTTCCGAG TGAGGTTGGACCGCTTGTCGGAAGCCGCCAAGGTGAACACGGACGCCATGCGCTCGGCTCAGGAGGAGATCACCGAATACAGGCGCCAGCTGCAGTCCAAGACCACCGAGCTGGAGGCCCTCAAGGGGACCAAGGACTCCCTGGAGAGGCAGCGCTCTGACCTGGAGGACCGCCACCACGCCGACGTCATCTCCTACCAG GAAGCCATCCAGCAACTGGACAGCGAGCTGAGGAGCACCAAATGGGAGATGGCGGCCCAGCTCCGGGAGTACCAGGACCTGCTGAACGTGAAGATGGCCCTCGACATTGAAATCGCAGCCTACAG AAAACTTCTGGAAGGAGAAGAATGTCGAATTGGGTTTGGCCCAggtcccttctcttttcctgagGGACTCCCCAAAATTCCAACTACTTCCACACACATAAAAGTCAAAAGTGAAGAAAAGATCAAAGTGGTagaaaagtcagagaaggaaacagtcaTCGTGGAAGAACAAACTGAGGAGATCCAAGTGACTGAGGAGGtgactgaggaagaggagaaggaagaagagaaagaagaaactgaagagaaggaagaagaaggtgaagaagaagaagaagaagaagaagaagaagaagaagaagaagaagcaacatCTCCAGAGAAGGAAACCAAGTCTCCTCCTACAGAGGAGGTTGGATCACCAGAGAAGGCCAAAacaccagagaaggaaaaggtcaAGTCCCCCCCTGAGGCCAAGTCTCCAGAGAAAGCCAAGTCCCCAGTGAAGGAAGAGGCCAAGTCTCCTTCTGAGGTCAAGTCTCCAGAGAAGGCCAAATCCCCAGTGAAGGAAGAAGTCAAGTCTCCAGAGAAGGTCAAATCCCCAGTGAAGGAAGAAGTCAAGTCTCCAGAGAAGGTCAAATCCCCAGTGAAGGAAGAAGTCAAGTCTCCAGAGAAGGCCAAGTCCCCAGTGAAGGAAGAGGTCAAGTCCCCCCCTGAGGTCAAGTCTCCAGAGAAGACCCCAGTGAAGGAAGAGGCCAAGTCTCCAGAGAAGGCCAAATCCCCAGTGAAGGAAGAGGCCAAGTCTCCTCCTGAGGTCAAGTCTCCAGAGAAGACCCCAGTGAAGGAAGAGGCCAAGTCTCCAGAGAAGGCCAAATCCCCAGTGAAGGAAGAGGTCAAGTCTCCAGAGAAGGCCAAGTCCCCAGTGAAGGAAGAGGCCAAGTCTCCTCCTGAGGTCAAGTCTCCAGAGAAGGCCAAGACCCCAGTGAAGGAAGAGGTCAAGTCTCCAGAGAAGGCCAAATCCCCAGTGAAGGAAGAGGCCAAGTCTCCTCCTGAGGTCAAGTCTCCAGAGAAGGCCAAGACCCCAGTGAAGGAGGAAGTGAGGTCCCCAGCAGACATCAAATCCCCAGTAAAGGCCAAATCCCCAGAAAAGGAAGATGTAAAGTCTCCtgagaaagaggaagataaaaCTCCAGAGAAAGAGAGTGCCCCAAAGAAAGAAGTGGTCAAGTCCCCTGAGGCACCtgtaaaggaggaagggaaaccCCAGGAGGTTAAAGTAAAAGAGCCTCctaagaaaatagaggaagaaaaagccCCAGccaaagtagaagaaaaacagGACAGCAAGAAAGAGACCCCCAAAAAGGAGGCTGAGGAGAAACCCAAAGAGCCTCAAGCGGGAACCAAGGCAGAAGGATCTGAGGCCCAGAAGGCAGCCCCAATCCCTGAGCCTCCTTCAGCCCCTGCAAAGGGGGAAACCAAGGAAAAGGAGCCAGCTAAGCCCCCAGAGAAAAAGGCAGAGGAGAAAAAGGGCCCAGAGCCCCCCAAGGCAGGAGGCGACGCCAAAGCCACCAGCCAGCCCACTGAGAAGGGAACAGAGAAGCCAAAGCCAGAGGAGAAGAAAGCTGAGGAGAAGGCGACGGAGCCCCAGAAGCCAGCAGAGAAAGCCCAGGCTGATCCCAAAGCCAAAGAGGAGGACAAGGCCCCTTCCAAAGAACCCGCCAAGACAGAGGCCTCTAAAGCCAGCAAGCCCAAGGCTGAGAAGGTGGAGAAATCCTCCGGCACAGACCAGAAGGAGAGCAAACCCTCCGAGCAGGTGGCCGACGACAAAACCAAGAAGGCCGATAAGTAG